Below is a window of Ruegeria sp. THAF33 DNA.
GTCTGTTCCCTCAAAGGGTTACAGGAGGCGTTCTCACGTCCGCAGCTTTCCGACCACCCCCGCAATCAAGGAATCTAGCAAATGTCCGTAGAGACACTCCCTGCATCCGCCAAAAAGGCGACCCAACATTTCGTTGAGAACAGCAAGCTCCGCAAAGGTAAACGCCGAGATGCGTTGATCGACCAGATCGCACAAGCCAAGCGACCTATGGTTCACGCCAAGAAACTCTTGGACACCTTCGGCAAACCCAAGCCCGCATCGCTGACCACCAAAGAGTTCGAGCGGTTGTTCGTTGAACACGTAGCCAAGTCAGGCTTGCCCGATCCAACCATCTTGCCAATGATCAAGAAAGCGAAGCTGCGGGCTTATCGCCGAGACCTGACATTGGATCAGGCCAAGCACATCCTCAAGATCGCTGGTCATGTATTCAATGGTCGCTGCCAAGATGAGATTGACCAGAGCCGGGACGCTGCTCGGCTTGCTCTGGGGTTGGACCCCTATGTCAAACCAGAGATCACCGCCAAGAAACCCGACGTTCGCCCCAGCATGCCCGAAGACAAAGTTGCTGATGCGATTGGCTATGTCGAGGCCACGGCGTCGGACACGGCTCGACGGTTCTACGCCAAGGCTATCGCTGAGAATGCTCGAGGTGAACTTACGGTCCACCGGGCAGACCAGATCGCCAGACTTATCAATGTTCGATGAACCGTCATCACTACCAACAACAACGACACAAGGACCCAGAAACAATGACATCCAAAACCAACACCACACCGCAACCGCTGACTGATGACGCCGAAAGCTGGAAGCGAACCCTGTCGATCCTCGCAGGTATCCGTCAGGTTGCCAAAGAGATGCGCGAGGAGGCCGAACAGATCGAGGTTGCACACCCGAACCAAATGCGGAAACCGGGTTACGGTGAACGTGTCGATATCGTCTCCATCCTCAACAAGACCTACGCGTTCATGTCCACGGATATCCGCCGGGTTGCTCGCAGTAGCAGTTTGACCATGCCGGAGGACCTGTGTTGATCAATGCTAGAACCCAAGGACACGCTACGCTGACCCTCATGCGGCTCAGAGAGAACCTATCAGCGTCCTTAAGTGACGCTGAGGCCGCAGGGCCTGCGGGTATCACATATGTCCTGCAGCAACCCTCTGGTGCCGTGTACACCGACAGGGCAGGTGCATGGACCTTCGATCTTTCATTGGCTCGGGGGTTCCAGCAAGGTGCCGCCCCGATCCTCGGCGCTCGCGTTATGGAAGTTGAGGCGGCTCGTGCGGTCATCGTTGCGGGGCTGAAAGATCATTTGTCGCAAATCGACGAGTTGCTCGAGGTATCGAAGGGAACACGCTCAGTCTAACTCGAGGTTATACCACAGGAAGACATCCATGGGCTGGCATGCTGCTATCTCGTTGATTCTTCCTGTGGTTGATGATCACATGCCAATATGGAACAGATCGATTTTTTTCTACCCGTTTTGTTGACGCTCTACCTCGGGCTGGCCGCGTTGTTTTTCCCCGTTTTTAGCTTCCTTTTTTACCGTCGAGGGCGCAAGCTGAGAGATCAAACCGAAGCCATAAACCAGAGGCTTGAGCAAGCCCGCACCGAATGCGACGCGCGACTTACTGAGCTACAGGCTGAACACAAAGAGGATGTCGAACGGTATGCCGCGATCATCAGCATCGAGGATGAGATTGCTCGTCTAGAAGATGAACGCACAACCCGTGTTCAAGACATCGAACAACAGACCCAAGCGCTCAGCGAAACGGTTAAGAGCAAGGAGGAGGAAATCGAAACCCTCCGTTCGTCATACAAGGAGAAGCGCGTCACTTACGACCGCTTGAAGCGGGAACTTTCAATCTTTGATGAGCGGCTATCCCTCGCAGGACTCGGGGTCTACGAGCCTCATTTCGACTATGGGGACAGTGAAGCGTTCAAAGAGGCGATTAAGGCGATCAGGGAAGAGCAAAAGGCCATGGTCGCTAGTAAGACTGCCGTGTTCTGCTTGAAGGAATGGACGGTTGATGGGAGCAAGAGCAAGGGGGAAACCATGGTCAACCGTGCAGTGCGCCTTACACTCCGAGCGTTCAACAATGAGTGTGAAGCGGCCATCGCAAATACCCGGTGGAACAACGTCCAGGCGATGGAGAAACGGATCGAGCGGGCCAAGACCGCCATCAACAAGTTGAATGCCTCGAACAGCGTGATCATCTCGGATGATTACCATCAGGCCAAGCTGAAAGAACTCCGGCTCACGCACGAATACCGAGAGACCCTCAAGCGTGAACGTGAAGAACGCGCCGAGGCAGCGCGGTTGGAGCGGGAAGAGAAACGACTACAGCAACAAGCCAAAGCTGCGGAGAAAGAAGAACAGCGTTATCAGAAGCTACTTGAGAAAGCCCGTACTGAGGCGGGTGTGATCTCCTCCGATGAACACGAGGCAAAGATCAGGGAACTCGAAGAGCAACTGGCAGCAGCCCGTGAGGAGACTGAGCGAGCCAAAGCGATGGCCGAGCAAACAAGAAGCGGCTTCGTCTATGTGATCTCGAACATAGGATCATTTGGGGATGATATCGTGAAAATCGGGTTGACCAGACGCCTCGATCCTGCCGACCGCGTAAGGGAACTTGGGGACGCTTCAGTGCCGTTCTTGTTCGATACACATGCAATGATCTACTCAGAAGAAGCCCCAGCACTTGAGGCAGCGCTGCACGCCGAATTCGGTGCGCGGAGGGTTAACGCTGCGAACATGCGAAAGGAGTTCTTTCGGGTGACGCTAGAAGAGGTCGAGGAGGCCGTCAGGCGTTTGGCACCTGATGCAGACTTCCACACTGACGTTGAAGCCCAGGAATACTTTGAGACGCTCGCAAGGCGGCAGGAGCTAGCTGAGAAACTGGCGAAAGAGGAAGCTGAGGCGCTACCGCTAGAAATCTAACGGATTGACGTTCAAATATTCGACCACCACATAACACCAGGAATGCTTCGTTGTTCAAAGGAAACATATCACCGCTGCGGCCCGCGCTCTAGATTGTGCAAAGTACCCGTAGGGGGCTACGGGCAATTGGAGACAACTGTAGCGCAATCTCGGTTGAGACGGGCGGAGTACTGCAGGTAAAAGGCAAGCTCTCGTAAAGCTGCCGAACGGCAGAATCCACTAAATTTCTGCATCTGTGTCTCGAATAAGGCACCCGTCGACTCCGCGGTTAAATCACTTGGAGCAGGTCATCTTGCTGCACGCCTTTACACCGTAGCTTGCCAAACAATCCACGAATGTCTTGTGTCTTAGCCGCAATGACCAACCCCACTACGTTCAAGAATTGCCCAGAATTGGTCCTCTGACAAAATCTCAATACCGAAGCCTTTTTCTTTTAAACCCTCGGCCTTGCAGTGTTTGTTGCTTTTATTGTTCAAGACCATTGGCGATTCTTGGGTTCCGACAACCAGTATAGTCGTCTTCTTTGTTACAGATGGGCACACACCGGCACCAAGCCCGTTAACCATTTCAGCGGCTTGAGTACGGACAACACTCAGCGATCCGGTGAAGCAGATCATTTCGCCAGAAAGCGGACCGCCTTCTTCGCCGATCATTTGCAATTGCTGGCGGTAGTTACGTTGCTGAGAAAGCGGTTGATATGCTCGCTGAAGCATTTGCTCGAAATCCATTTCTAGCTTTTCAGCCGCGAGCAAGATTGCTTGTGCGAGCACCTGGGCATCGCTTCCGGCGTCGTGCGCTTGAAGTTTAAGGCCCAAGGTGTCTGCGACTAAACCAAGGTTGTACTTTTGCTTGAAATGTTCTGGCCAAGCCCTTCGCACGATCCGCTGACCGTTAACCCAAGGCATTTCGGTCACAAATGAAGTGTTTGCGTCATCGTCGTCAGCGAGATCAAATGCTGCTTGGTCGAATAGCCCATAGCTGATCACCGGTACCGAGTTCATCATCTCATGAAATGCGTGCCTCACATCCGCGAAGGTTGGCGCTCCTTCAACATCGGATTCAGTTATTCCGTGGATGGATTTGTTGAACGGGTCAAAATAGGTCTGAGGATCAATCAGAAGGCTTTCATTCTGTACGATTTGGCCATCATTCACGAGTGACCAGCCGATCTGGCAGATCGAACTCTTGTCCCAATTTGCGGTTTCTACGTCAACGGCAACGAAATCCATTTTCAGACCACCTTTAGCTCGACCGAAACCGTTGGAGCCTCTGTCTGCCGTTTACGATAACTGTCGTATGCACCTTGGAGATAGACACGCGTACGCAAGAAAATTCGCCAAAGACCGTACATCTCGCCTTCTGAGTATCGGTGCCTTTTTCCCTGATATTCTTGGGCGAATTGCAATTCTGGATGGCCACCGAACTCTTCAAACGAGACTGATTTTGTCTGGAGCAAATGCCAGTATGTACTACTTCGAGCACGGCAGATATGAAGCTGCGCGGCGTCTTTGAGAAACTGGACGAAATCCTGGTCATCGAGATCGTAGTCGAAGTCAGTGACTGACAACAAAAATGCGTCGTCAAAATCGGATAAATGCCCTGGTCCAGACCGCGACCAGACCCAAGGCTGGGGAACGCGCTCCGGCAAGAACTGCGCGGAGGATTTTTTGCCTTCATCACGGGATTTCTTGTGTATCTTTTCTACCCGGTTCTTTTCGCGTTTCAGGGCTTCAATCCAGATTTGCTGCTCAGCAGTCACGTCGCACCTTAATTCCTTTACTTTGGTTCCTGATAGCACAACAAGTTCGGCTCTGGCCAACCCTGTCGCGAAAGCACCCAGCCTTTTTACCTCATAGTGCTGCAAAGGTTTTCACTACTGGCAGTCCCGTCATATTGGCCATGACACTCGCACAACCTGATTATTAACGGCCAGAAGGCGAAGCCGCGAGTTGGTCCCGGTGAATACCGGTGGTGGAACTGTGCGGGTGAAGCGCAGGACGTTCGAGGATTTGCTGAAAGAGTGACGGAAAGTGAACTTGGAGGGAGCCGCAGTGGCTCCTTCCTTTTTTACCGACAACAGCGGTACTCTCAGGATATCTATCATCCTGCGTCAGAGGAAATTATGACTAGGCCTGTACCTACGGATAATGAAATCGCAATACGTAACGCCTTAGAGCGTGAATACGGCAGCGAGATTGAGTTTGAGGACCGCGAAGAGGAGGATAGGCCAGACTTCCTTTTCAAGTTGAACGGTCGACTTATTGCGTGTGAGGCCACACAAGTGCCGCAGTCGGAGATTCTTCAATACAACTATAAACGAGGCCTCTACGAAGTAGAGAGAACCAAATCAGTTGGCGTTCAAGTTGTTTGGGCGATTGAACCTCATGTTTGGATTGCAAAGGCAATCATAAGCAAACGCCGGAAGATCGTTGAATACAAAAAGAGGACCGGCGCATCGAATGTCTGGTTGATTGCTCACACTCTGGCCGGGTCAAAGGACAGGTATATTCGCGCTGATCAGCCTTGGCAGTTCCAAATGATGCAATTTGGCGCTGCAAGCGTGGCTCACGGGTTCAAGTCGGTTTACTTTTGGGACGAGGTAAGTGGTTTTTCCGAGGTCTTTCGTCGAGGTCGATCTCACAAGAGACCGGTTCTTGATCTCACGGACGGATACCCAAGCAATGCCTTCACGGTGTTTTCCTCGGGAGAGATCAAAACTTCCGAAGAAGGAGCATCCCCAGTGGAGTATGACTTCGGAGAGATTGAGATTTCACAACTCATAATCCCCCCATTCGATCCCAAGTTTAGAAAGCATCAACCGAAGAGTTCTCCTCCCAAAAGGCAAGGGCTGAGAGCTACCGCATACGATACACATATCGATATGTCACTCTACGATCTCGACTAATTATTTGGGGCTACGGCGGCTTTTTCCGCAATGTTAACCATTTACCGTTTCGGCAACGGGATGAACTCCTGGTCATCACCGGGTGGAAGGTGGAACCGAGGGTTACTTTCCTAAGCCTCAGCCCGTATCCAACCCAAAAGTGTTACAGTGGGTTGTTACAGTGCAAGAAATCAACTACACGTAAGCTA
It encodes the following:
- a CDS encoding exonuclease domain-containing protein, which produces MDFVAVDVETANWDKSSICQIGWSLVNDGQIVQNESLLIDPQTYFDPFNKSIHGITESDVEGAPTFADVRHAFHEMMNSVPVISYGLFDQAAFDLADDDDANTSFVTEMPWVNGQRIVRRAWPEHFKQKYNLGLVADTLGLKLQAHDAGSDAQVLAQAILLAAEKLEMDFEQMLQRAYQPLSQQRNYRQQLQMIGEEGGPLSGEMICFTGSLSVVRTQAAEMVNGLGAGVCPSVTKKTTILVVGTQESPMVLNNKSNKHCKAEGLKEKGFGIEILSEDQFWAILERSGVGHCG
- a CDS encoding DUF4041 domain-containing protein encodes the protein MEQIDFFLPVLLTLYLGLAALFFPVFSFLFYRRGRKLRDQTEAINQRLEQARTECDARLTELQAEHKEDVERYAAIISIEDEIARLEDERTTRVQDIEQQTQALSETVKSKEEEIETLRSSYKEKRVTYDRLKRELSIFDERLSLAGLGVYEPHFDYGDSEAFKEAIKAIREEQKAMVASKTAVFCLKEWTVDGSKSKGETMVNRAVRLTLRAFNNECEAAIANTRWNNVQAMEKRIERAKTAINKLNASNSVIISDDYHQAKLKELRLTHEYRETLKREREERAEAARLEREEKRLQQQAKAAEKEEQRYQKLLEKARTEAGVISSDEHEAKIRELEEQLAAAREETERAKAMAEQTRSGFVYVISNIGSFGDDIVKIGLTRRLDPADRVRELGDASVPFLFDTHAMIYSEEAPALEAALHAEFGARRVNAANMRKEFFRVTLEEVEEAVRRLAPDADFHTDVEAQEYFETLARRQELAEKLAKEEAEALPLEI